In one Sphingomonas sanguinis genomic region, the following are encoded:
- a CDS encoding TIGR03013 family XrtA/PEP-CTERM system glycosyltransferase gives MIRLFKHYVPHAALLLGVVDFLLLMLAAELGWMLRAHQIHYPVGTLFERLPQVLSFAIPLQISLLAVGAYTAASFLSLRFAAARLMVAISLGVIFLSLIFFFFPTVSYWRSSLFYSMVIAVVLLVVVRGLLGRFLGGDRFKRRVVLMGAGQRAAQIAALADNPGANFIVAGAIAMGPEENAIPGAVPRFAIPSLAGFVVEREAIEVVLALQERRGALPYQDLLRVRTTGVQVSEISTFLERQTGRIDLASVSHSWLIFSEGFSSGRMWSAMAKRAFDIAVSLILLIFAVPVILVTALLIRLESRGPAFYRQRRVGLFNQPFDIPKLRSMRQDAELAGQAVWAEKDDPRITRIGRFIRKVRIDELPQIWSVLTGEMSFVGPRPERPQFVEQLEAQIPFYAERHMVKPGITGWAQLNYPYGASIEDARHKLEYDLYYAKNYSPFLDALILLQTLRVILWPSGAR, from the coding sequence ATGATCCGCCTGTTCAAACATTATGTACCCCATGCGGCGCTGTTGCTGGGCGTGGTCGACTTCCTGCTCCTGATGCTCGCCGCCGAGCTGGGCTGGATGCTGCGCGCCCATCAGATCCACTATCCGGTCGGTACGCTGTTCGAGCGGTTGCCGCAGGTGCTGAGCTTCGCCATCCCGCTCCAGATTTCGCTGCTGGCGGTCGGGGCCTATACCGCCGCGTCCTTCCTGTCTCTGCGGTTCGCCGCCGCGCGGTTGATGGTCGCGATCTCGCTGGGCGTCATATTCCTGTCGCTGATCTTCTTCTTCTTTCCCACCGTGTCCTATTGGCGGTCGAGCCTGTTCTACTCGATGGTGATCGCGGTCGTCCTGCTGGTCGTGGTGCGAGGCCTGCTCGGGCGGTTCCTGGGCGGGGATCGGTTCAAGCGGCGCGTGGTCCTGATGGGCGCGGGGCAGCGGGCGGCGCAGATCGCCGCCCTCGCCGACAATCCGGGGGCCAATTTCATCGTAGCAGGCGCGATCGCCATGGGTCCGGAGGAGAACGCGATTCCCGGCGCGGTCCCGCGCTTCGCCATCCCCAGCCTGGCAGGCTTCGTCGTCGAGCGCGAAGCGATCGAAGTGGTGCTCGCGCTTCAGGAACGGCGCGGAGCGCTGCCCTATCAGGACCTGCTGCGCGTTCGTACGACCGGCGTGCAGGTGTCCGAAATCTCTACCTTTCTGGAGCGGCAGACCGGCCGTATCGATCTGGCGTCGGTCAGCCATAGCTGGCTGATCTTCTCCGAAGGCTTTTCGTCGGGACGCATGTGGTCGGCCATGGCCAAGCGGGCCTTCGATATAGCGGTCAGCCTGATCCTGTTGATTTTTGCGGTGCCGGTGATTCTGGTCACGGCGCTGCTGATCCGGCTGGAATCGCGCGGCCCTGCTTTCTATCGCCAACGCCGTGTCGGCCTGTTCAATCAGCCGTTCGACATTCCCAAGCTCCGCTCGATGCGCCAGGATGCCGAACTGGCCGGGCAGGCGGTCTGGGCGGAGAAGGACGACCCTCGCATCACCCGTATCGGACGCTTCATCCGCAAGGTACGGATCGACGAGCTGCCCCAGATCTGGTCGGTGCTGACCGGCGAGATGAGCTTCGTCGGCCCGCGCCCCGAGCGCCCGCAATTCGTCGAGCAGCTGGAAGCGCAAATCCCCTTCTACGCCGAGCGGCATATGGTGAAGCCGGGTATTACCGGCTGGGCGCAGCTCAACTACCCTTACGGCGCGTCGATCGAGGATGCGCGGCACAAGCTGGAATATGACCTTTATTACGCGAAGAATTATTCGCCCTTCCTCGACGCGCTGATCCTGCTCCAGACGTTGCGGGTCATCCTCTGGCCCTCGGGCGCGCGCTGA
- a CDS encoding tetratricopeptide repeat protein encodes MMRRKRRIWRRRSIRRRIRILAVLSVIGLAMAGLLVLLHGNKPPVDPAQALRRATAALEMGNYHSAHDQARQAAEAAPRSRTAQMMLARTSLLLGEGVTAEAALDRALADGVPPEQTLAARAEAELIQGNLAGAQDAVDRMPAERDAAMARIAAQVAAAQEDGDAPLWQELQRLADRYPNDARIWTDLGRSRFGAGDMDGASRAAARAAALAPADPDALTLQGEVLRARYGLAAGLPWFQAALARDAYHLRALIQYAATLGDLGRSSEALAATRSALVSQPGNPEAFYLQAVIAARAGRYGLAQQLLQLTGGALRMRPGTAMLEGAIAYAQGRPQRAVRAWTRLVTMQPMNVAARRLLAAAQIGAGDRLTALATLRPILARADADGYALRLAVLADPEDAAALIDRAASGQRGDAAIFRPDRAVADLKMAAAESPADPTYALGLIRGLASQGDRAGAIRVAQSLVRVSPGAPAAQLAYGDVLATAGRNVDALGPYAKAADLTFDEPTMLRLVDTYQRTGRAEDAAVSLGLYLSQNPQSVVARRLLARWQMTAGRWDDAIETLEGLRLQIGLRDVALLHDLAIAYAGAGDGVVARLYAAAAYRLAPMNAAVADAYGRALAVAGEPDAARQLFDKALALAPGDPTILAHRAQL; translated from the coding sequence ATGATGCGGCGGAAACGGCGCATCTGGCGACGGCGGTCTATCCGGCGGCGTATCCGCATCCTCGCCGTTCTGAGCGTCATCGGTCTGGCCATGGCGGGATTGCTGGTGCTGCTGCACGGCAACAAGCCCCCGGTCGATCCGGCACAGGCGCTGCGCCGCGCCACGGCCGCGCTGGAAATGGGCAATTATCATTCGGCGCACGATCAGGCGCGGCAAGCGGCGGAGGCGGCGCCCCGGTCGCGGACGGCGCAGATGATGCTGGCGCGGACCAGCCTGTTGTTGGGCGAGGGCGTGACGGCGGAAGCCGCGCTCGACCGTGCGCTGGCGGACGGCGTGCCGCCGGAACAGACGCTGGCGGCGCGCGCCGAGGCAGAGCTGATCCAGGGCAATCTGGCGGGCGCGCAGGATGCGGTGGACCGGATGCCCGCCGAGCGCGATGCGGCGATGGCGCGGATCGCGGCGCAGGTGGCAGCGGCGCAAGAGGATGGCGACGCCCCCCTGTGGCAGGAGCTGCAACGGCTCGCCGACCGCTATCCGAACGATGCGCGTATCTGGACCGATCTGGGGCGCAGCCGCTTCGGCGCGGGCGATATGGACGGCGCGTCGCGGGCCGCCGCCCGTGCGGCGGCGCTGGCTCCGGCCGATCCCGATGCGCTGACCCTGCAAGGCGAAGTGCTGCGCGCCCGCTATGGTCTGGCGGCGGGGCTGCCCTGGTTCCAGGCAGCGCTGGCGCGGGATGCCTATCACCTGCGCGCGCTGATCCAATATGCCGCGACGTTGGGCGATCTGGGCAGGTCGAGCGAGGCACTGGCGGCGACCCGTTCGGCGTTGGTGTCGCAGCCGGGCAACCCGGAAGCCTTTTATCTTCAGGCGGTGATTGCGGCTCGGGCGGGGCGCTATGGTCTGGCGCAGCAACTGCTCCAGCTGACCGGCGGCGCGTTGCGGATGCGCCCGGGTACGGCGATGCTGGAAGGCGCGATCGCCTATGCACAGGGACGGCCCCAGCGTGCGGTGCGGGCGTGGACCCGGCTGGTGACGATGCAGCCGATGAACGTGGCCGCACGCCGATTGCTGGCGGCGGCGCAGATTGGTGCGGGCGATCGGCTTACCGCGCTGGCGACCCTCCGCCCGATTCTGGCGCGGGCAGATGCGGATGGCTATGCGCTGCGACTGGCTGTGCTGGCCGACCCAGAGGATGCCGCCGCGCTGATCGATCGCGCCGCGTCGGGGCAGCGCGGAGATGCCGCCATCTTTCGGCCTGATCGTGCCGTGGCCGATCTGAAGATGGCCGCTGCCGAATCCCCGGCCGACCCGACTTATGCGCTTGGCCTGATCCGTGGACTGGCGAGCCAGGGCGACCGTGCTGGCGCGATCCGGGTCGCCCAGTCGCTAGTCCGCGTGAGCCCGGGCGCGCCTGCCGCGCAGCTGGCTTACGGCGATGTGCTGGCGACCGCCGGGCGGAATGTCGACGCGCTGGGGCCTTACGCAAAAGCGGCGGACCTGACCTTTGACGAGCCGACCATGTTGCGGCTGGTCGACACTTATCAGCGGACCGGGCGGGCGGAAGACGCGGCGGTCAGCTTGGGACTGTATCTCTCGCAGAACCCGCAAAGCGTGGTCGCGCGCCGCCTGCTGGCCCGCTGGCAGATGACCGCCGGGCGATGGGACGACGCGATCGAGACGCTGGAAGGGCTTCGCCTCCAGATCGGCCTGCGCGATGTGGCGCTGCTTCACGACTTGGCGATCGCCTATGCCGGGGCGGGGGACGGAGTCGTCGCGCGACTTTATGCGGCGGCGGCCTATCGACTGGCGCCGATGAACGCCGCCGTGGCGGATGCCTATGGCCGCGCACTGGCCGTGGCGGGCGAGCCGGACGCTGCGCGGCAGCTGTTCGACAAGGCGCTTGCCCTCGCGCCGGGCGATCCAACGATCCTGGCCCACCGCGCCCAGCTCTGA
- a CDS encoding ATP-binding protein encodes MTELANPILERIAAALERMAPPPAPSADPLAHPAYLWRGGALHAARGFAPVPLDLLQGLGQQREALIANLTRLADGHAAQDVLLWGARGTGKSALVKAGIASVQTDRPGRLALVSVDTLDSLPELFAMLEGVDRAFAVFIDDLGFDEAGEGRKLRSLLDGGAEARPAHVRLLVTANRRHLLPRDLSEQDSAINPRDVIDDQLALADRFGLSLGFHALDQDGYLAIVRGYTNRYGLPFDGHEAVNWATRRGSRSGRVAWQYIVDLAGRLGQNLS; translated from the coding sequence ATGACCGAGCTCGCCAACCCCATCCTCGAACGCATCGCCGCCGCTCTCGAACGAATGGCGCCGCCGCCAGCGCCCTCGGCCGATCCGCTCGCCCATCCGGCCTATCTATGGCGGGGCGGGGCGCTTCACGCCGCGCGCGGTTTCGCGCCGGTGCCGCTCGATCTGTTGCAAGGGCTGGGCCAGCAGCGCGAGGCTCTGATCGCCAATCTGACCCGTCTGGCGGATGGCCATGCGGCGCAGGACGTGCTGCTCTGGGGCGCGCGCGGCACCGGCAAGTCGGCACTGGTCAAGGCGGGCATTGCCTCCGTCCAGACGGATCGTCCGGGACGGCTGGCGCTGGTATCGGTCGATACGCTCGACAGTCTGCCCGAACTGTTCGCGATGCTGGAGGGCGTCGACCGCGCCTTTGCCGTCTTCATCGACGATCTCGGCTTCGACGAGGCGGGGGAGGGCCGCAAGCTGCGTTCGCTGCTCGACGGCGGGGCGGAGGCGCGGCCAGCGCATGTCCGACTGCTCGTCACCGCCAATCGCCGCCATCTGCTGCCCCGCGACTTGAGCGAGCAGGACAGCGCGATCAATCCGCGCGACGTGATCGACGATCAACTGGCGCTGGCGGACCGCTTCGGCCTGAGCCTGGGTTTCCATGCGCTCGACCAGGACGGCTATCTGGCGATCGTGCGCGGCTATACGAACCGCTACGGCCTGCCGTTCGACGGGCACGAGGCGGTCAACTGGGCGACGCGCCGGGGCAGCCGTTCTGGACGGGTGGCGTGGCAGTATATCGTCGATCTGGCGGGGCGGCTGGGGCAAAATCTGTCATAA
- the pnuC gene encoding nicotinamide riboside transporter PnuC: protein MTWLESIAFILGVANVTLVVRRSLWNYPVALVMVSLYALLFWRERLYSDAALQLFFFALNLYGWIIWRRSVAQAGEVRVERLSSTERVAWFAGIAVASLGWGAAMAHWTDAAMPFWDAANAVTSVAAQILLARRRLENWLLWIVVDLSSIALYAVKGLTLTAILYVIFLGLSLWGYREWRGRA, encoded by the coding sequence ATGACCTGGCTCGAATCCATCGCCTTCATCCTCGGCGTCGCGAACGTCACGCTGGTCGTGCGCCGCAGCCTGTGGAACTATCCTGTCGCGCTGGTGATGGTGTCGCTCTACGCGCTGCTGTTCTGGCGCGAGCGGCTCTATAGCGATGCCGCGTTGCAGCTCTTCTTCTTCGCGCTGAATCTTTATGGCTGGATCATCTGGCGGCGCAGCGTCGCGCAAGCGGGCGAGGTGCGGGTCGAGAGGCTTTCGTCCACCGAGCGTGTCGCATGGTTTGCGGGTATCGCGGTCGCCTCGCTCGGCTGGGGTGCGGCCATGGCGCATTGGACCGACGCGGCGATGCCCTTCTGGGATGCCGCCAACGCCGTCACCAGCGTTGCCGCCCAGATCCTGCTCGCGCGGCGACGGCTGGAGAATTGGCTGCTCTGGATCGTCGTCGATCTCTCCTCCATCGCGCTTTACGCGGTGAAGGGGCTGACGCTGACCGCCATCCTCTATGTCATCTTCCTGGGATTGAGCCTGTGGGGCTATCGCGAATGGCGCGGACGGGCATGA
- a CDS encoding AAA family ATPase, whose product MTSICLHGPESTGKSTVGPRLAAALGGRYLGEYGRDYAEAHGTDFTMADLVAIGRGHDAMLARAMADGPWPVVTDTDPLMTAVWADMLFGTRDPWFAQWNRLSDVYLLFAPDLPWIEDGTRLFGTLAERQRFFELSRAELDRRGVPYALIEGQGESRYANCIAALERFGIRPHLC is encoded by the coding sequence ATGACGAGCATCTGCCTCCACGGCCCCGAGAGCACCGGCAAATCGACCGTCGGTCCGCGCCTCGCGGCGGCGCTGGGCGGACGGTATCTGGGCGAATATGGCCGCGACTATGCCGAGGCGCATGGCACCGACTTCACCATGGCCGATCTGGTGGCGATCGGGCGGGGGCATGACGCGATGCTGGCCAGGGCGATGGCCGACGGGCCTTGGCCGGTCGTCACCGATACCGATCCGCTGATGACCGCCGTCTGGGCTGATATGCTGTTCGGGACGCGCGATCCGTGGTTCGCGCAGTGGAACCGGCTGTCCGACGTCTATCTGCTCTTCGCCCCCGACCTGCCCTGGATAGAGGACGGTACGCGCCTGTTCGGCACGCTCGCCGAGCGGCAACGCTTTTTCGAGCTGTCGCGCGCCGAGCTGGATCGGCGGGGCGTTCCTTACGCGCTGATCGAGGGGCAGGGCGAAAGCCGCTATGCAAATTGCATCGCCGCGCTAGAGCGCTTTGGCATCCGCCCGCATCTTTGCTAG
- the lepA gene encoding translation elongation factor 4 produces MSTPLDKIRNFSIIAHIDHGKSTLADRLIQFTGGLTDREMSEQVLDNMEIEKERGITIKAQTVRLAYKAQDGETYTLNLMDTPGHVDFAYEVSRSLAACEGALLVVDAAQGVEAQTLANVYQSIEHDHEIVPVINKIDLPAAEPEKVRAEIEDVIGIDASGAVLASAKSGIGIGDILEAIVKNIPAPKGDATAPLKAMLVDSWYDPYLGVVILVRVMEGTLKKGQQIKFMQAGTTHLIDRVGCFRPKIEQLTELGVGEIGFITAQIKDVAQARVGDTLTDAKKPTEQALPGFKEVQPVVFCGLFPVDANDFEKLRESISKLRLNDASFSFEMETSAALGFGFRCGFLGLLHLEIIQERLTREYDLDLITTAPSVVYQIELSHDGGQIDLHNPADMPDPNKIASISEPWIEATIYVPDEYLGSILKLCQDRRGIQKNLTYVGGRAQATYELPLNEVVFDFYDRLKSLSKGYASFDYHQIGYREGDLVKMSILVNEEPVDALSMIVHRGTAETRGRGMCERLKELIPRHLFKIPIQAAIGGKVIARETISAMRKDVTAKCYGGDATRKRKLLEKQKKGKAKMREYGSVSIPQEAFIAALRMGDEA; encoded by the coding sequence GTGTCCACGCCGCTCGACAAGATCCGCAACTTTTCCATCATCGCGCATATCGACCATGGCAAGTCGACGCTCGCCGATCGCCTGATCCAGTTCACCGGCGGCCTGACCGACCGCGAGATGAGCGAGCAGGTTCTCGATAACATGGAGATCGAGAAGGAACGCGGCATCACCATCAAGGCGCAGACCGTGCGCCTGGCGTATAAGGCACAGGACGGCGAAACCTATACGCTGAACCTGATGGACACGCCGGGCCATGTCGACTTCGCCTATGAGGTCAGCCGGTCGCTGGCCGCGTGCGAAGGCGCGCTGCTGGTCGTCGACGCCGCGCAGGGGGTCGAGGCGCAGACGCTGGCGAACGTCTATCAGTCGATCGAGCACGACCATGAGATCGTGCCCGTCATCAACAAGATCGATCTTCCCGCCGCCGAGCCGGAAAAGGTCCGCGCCGAGATCGAGGACGTGATCGGCATCGACGCCTCGGGCGCGGTGCTGGCCAGCGCCAAGTCGGGTATCGGCATCGGCGATATCCTGGAAGCGATCGTCAAGAACATCCCCGCACCCAAGGGCGATGCGACCGCGCCGCTCAAGGCGATGCTGGTCGACAGCTGGTATGACCCCTATCTGGGCGTCGTCATTCTGGTCCGCGTGATGGAAGGCACCCTGAAAAAGGGGCAGCAGATCAAGTTCATGCAGGCGGGCACGACCCATCTGATCGACCGCGTCGGCTGTTTCCGCCCGAAGATCGAGCAGTTGACCGAGCTGGGTGTCGGCGAGATCGGCTTCATCACCGCGCAGATCAAGGACGTGGCGCAGGCGCGCGTCGGCGACACGCTGACCGACGCCAAGAAGCCGACCGAGCAGGCGCTGCCGGGCTTCAAGGAAGTCCAGCCGGTCGTGTTCTGCGGCCTGTTCCCGGTCGACGCCAACGACTTCGAAAAGCTGCGCGAGTCGATCAGCAAGCTGCGGCTGAACGACGCCTCGTTCAGCTTCGAGATGGAAACCTCCGCCGCGCTCGGCTTCGGTTTCCGTTGCGGCTTCCTGGGGCTGCTGCATCTGGAGATCATCCAGGAGCGCCTGACCCGCGAGTACGACCTCGACCTCATCACTACCGCGCCGTCGGTGGTCTATCAGATCGAGCTGAGCCATGACGGCGGGCAGATCGACCTGCACAACCCGGCCGACATGCCCGATCCGAACAAGATCGCGTCGATCAGCGAGCCGTGGATCGAGGCGACCATCTACGTCCCCGACGAATATCTGGGTTCTATCCTGAAGCTGTGCCAGGACCGGCGCGGCATCCAGAAGAACCTGACCTATGTCGGCGGGCGCGCGCAGGCGACCTATGAACTGCCGCTCAACGAAGTCGTGTTCGATTTCTATGACCGGCTCAAGTCGTTGTCCAAGGGCTATGCCAGCTTCGACTATCACCAGATCGGCTATCGCGAGGGCGACCTCGTCAAGATGTCGATCCTGGTCAACGAAGAGCCGGTCGACGCGCTGTCGATGATCGTCCACCGTGGCACTGCCGAGACGCGCGGGCGCGGTATGTGCGAGCGGCTGAAGGAACTCATCCCACGCCACCTGTTCAAGATCCCGATCCAGGCGGCGATCGGCGGCAAGGTGATCGCGCGCGAGACGATCAGTGCGATGCGCAAGGACGTGACCGCCAAATGCTATGGCGGTGACGCAACACGTAAGCGCAAGCTGTTGGAAAAGCAGAAAAAGGGTAAGGCGAAGATGCGCGAGTATGGCTCGGTCAGCATCCCGCAGGAAGCCTTCATCGCCGCGCTGCGCATGGGCGACGAGGCGTAA
- the modA gene encoding molybdate ABC transporter substrate-binding protein has product MMGLRFAALIGALCVSAPALAQDRAPLVLAAASLQESMTAAADAWANKGHPRPVISFAASSALARQVQAGGKADLFASADEEWMDVLQKQGLLADKTRSAFLGNRLVVIAPMGKGGQVTTRTLGKTLSAGPLAMADTDSVPAGKYGKAALEKLGAWAMVAPHVVRAENVRAALALVERGAAPYGIVYATDAKVSPRVRVVGMFPAASHPPITYPLARLKASTNVEGEGFRRFLLSGEGKEIFRRYGFSTR; this is encoded by the coding sequence ATGATGGGATTACGATTTGCCGCGCTGATCGGCGCGCTATGCGTGTCGGCCCCCGCGCTGGCGCAGGATCGCGCGCCCCTCGTCCTCGCCGCGGCTAGCCTCCAGGAATCGATGACCGCCGCCGCCGATGCTTGGGCGAATAAGGGCCATCCGCGCCCGGTCATCTCCTTCGCAGCTTCCTCTGCACTGGCGCGACAGGTGCAGGCTGGCGGCAAGGCCGATCTGTTCGCCTCGGCGGATGAAGAATGGATGGACGTCCTGCAAAAGCAGGGGCTGCTTGCCGACAAGACCCGCAGCGCGTTTCTGGGCAACCGGTTGGTCGTCATCGCACCCATGGGCAAGGGCGGGCAGGTCACGACGCGCACTTTGGGTAAGACGCTGTCCGCAGGGCCGCTCGCCATGGCGGATACGGACAGCGTGCCAGCGGGCAAATACGGCAAGGCGGCGCTCGAAAAGCTGGGCGCCTGGGCCATGGTCGCACCGCATGTCGTGCGGGCCGAGAATGTCCGCGCCGCGCTCGCACTCGTCGAGCGGGGTGCCGCCCCCTATGGCATCGTCTATGCGACCGACGCCAAGGTATCGCCGCGCGTTCGCGTCGTTGGCATGTTCCCGGCGGCCAGCCATCCGCCGATCACCTATCCGCTCGCCCGGTTGAAGGCCTCGACCAACGTGGAAGGAGAAGGCTTCCGCCGCTTCCTCCTGTCAGGTGAGGGCAAGGAGATCTTCCGGCGCTACGGCTTTTCCACGCGATGA
- the modB gene encoding molybdate ABC transporter permease subunit, giving the protein MLSAEEWGIVRLSLLVGGTAMLVTLPIAFILAWALARGRFPGRVLLDGIVHLPLVVPPVVTGWILLLAFGPQGVFGRWLAEWFGVSVLFRWTGAAIAAGVMALPLVVRAIRLSIEAVDPRLEQAARTLGAGRARVFATITLPLCAPGILAGLVLGFARSIGEFGATITFVSNVPGETATLPLAIYSALQRPGGEDMVWRLASVSVVLSLVALVASEWLARRMGRGLHVL; this is encoded by the coding sequence ATTCTATCGGCCGAAGAATGGGGGATCGTTCGCCTGTCGCTGCTGGTCGGCGGCACGGCGATGCTCGTCACCTTGCCGATCGCCTTTATCCTGGCCTGGGCGCTGGCGCGGGGGCGGTTTCCGGGGCGGGTGTTGCTCGACGGGATCGTCCATCTGCCGCTCGTCGTGCCGCCGGTCGTGACCGGCTGGATATTGCTGCTCGCCTTCGGGCCGCAGGGTGTCTTCGGGCGCTGGCTGGCCGAGTGGTTCGGGGTGAGCGTGCTGTTCCGCTGGACGGGGGCGGCGATCGCGGCGGGCGTCATGGCACTGCCGCTGGTGGTACGCGCGATCCGCCTGTCGATCGAGGCGGTCGATCCCCGGCTGGAGCAGGCGGCGCGAACGCTGGGCGCGGGGCGGGCGCGGGTCTTTGCCACCATCACCCTGCCGCTCTGTGCGCCGGGTATCTTGGCTGGCCTGGTGCTGGGCTTCGCGCGGTCGATCGGCGAGTTCGGCGCGACGATCACCTTCGTCTCCAACGTGCCGGGTGAAACGGCGACCCTGCCGCTCGCTATCTATTCCGCGCTCCAGCGGCCGGGGGGTGAGGACATGGTGTGGCGGTTGGCGAGCGTCTCGGTCGTGCTGTCGCTGGTCGCACTGGTCGCCTCCGAATGGCTGGCACGGCGGATGGGGCGGGGGCTGCATGTCCTTTGA
- a CDS encoding ATP-binding cassette domain-containing protein codes for MSFDVDVAVRRGEGQIAARFATGPGATVLFGPSGVGKTTILQMIAGLVRPERGHVRVAGETLFDAAARIDVRPEHRRIGYVFQEPRLFPHRRVAANLRYGMGRGGSDWDGVIAMLGIGHLLDRWPRSLSGGEARRVAIGRALLSNPRVLLLDEPLSSLDRARRGDILDALEAVRDRSGIPILMVTHDPEEAERLATAIVRL; via the coding sequence ATGTCCTTTGACGTCGACGTCGCGGTGCGGCGCGGCGAAGGGCAGATCGCGGCGCGCTTCGCCACCGGGCCGGGCGCGACCGTGCTGTTCGGGCCGTCGGGGGTCGGCAAGACCACGATCCTGCAAATGATCGCCGGGCTGGTCCGACCGGAGCGCGGCCATGTCCGGGTCGCGGGCGAGACGCTGTTCGACGCCGCCGCCCGGATCGACGTCCGCCCCGAGCATCGCCGCATCGGCTATGTCTTTCAGGAGCCACGCCTGTTCCCGCATCGGCGGGTCGCGGCCAATCTGCGTTATGGCATGGGGCGGGGCGGGAGCGACTGGGACGGGGTCATTGCGATGCTGGGCATCGGCCATCTGCTCGACCGCTGGCCGCGCAGCCTTTCGGGCGGTGAGGCGCGACGGGTGGCGATCGGGCGGGCGTTGCTTAGCAACCCGCGTGTGTTGCTGCTGGATGAGCCGCTGTCGTCGCTCGACCGGGCGCGGCGGGGGGATATTCTGGACGCGCTGGAGGCAGTGCGCGACCGCAGCGGCATCCCGATCCTGATGGTGACACACGATCCCGAGGAAGCCGAACGGCTCGCCACCGCCATCGTTCGGCTCTAG
- a CDS encoding DMT family transporter, producing the protein MTNPLWIPATIAAATFQVGRNALQRGVMSSSGPWGATLVRFLFGLPFSILFVTLAHLVMPGADLHWSGAFWLSAIVGAASQVLATAALLDAMQRSGFAVGTALQQSSLPLAALLGLIVYHDRISGVAWVGVAITTIGLVALSWPPPEQRRASLIGAAMGLASGLFFGFSLNAFRHAALALDSGHPVFAALVCVAVVQAMQTVALGLILAWRDPATLVEVARRWRPSLGAGLCGACASAGWFVALALSPAAPVRALGIIEAPIAAMAGHRLFRERLGARQILSGIAIIGGVLLTTLF; encoded by the coding sequence ATGACGAACCCCTTATGGATTCCCGCCACCATCGCGGCCGCGACCTTTCAGGTCGGTCGCAACGCCCTGCAACGCGGAGTCATGTCGTCCTCGGGACCATGGGGCGCGACGCTGGTGCGGTTCCTTTTCGGCCTGCCCTTTTCGATCCTGTTCGTCACGCTGGCCCATTTGGTCATGCCGGGGGCCGATCTTCACTGGAGCGGCGCTTTCTGGCTGTCGGCGATCGTCGGCGCCGCGTCGCAAGTGCTGGCGACGGCTGCGCTGCTCGATGCGATGCAGCGGTCCGGCTTCGCGGTCGGCACCGCGCTCCAGCAAAGTTCGCTGCCGCTCGCGGCATTGCTTGGGTTGATCGTCTATCACGACCGGATCAGCGGCGTGGCCTGGGTCGGTGTCGCCATCACCACCATCGGTCTGGTCGCCTTGTCCTGGCCACCGCCCGAGCAGCGCCGCGCTTCGCTGATCGGGGCGGCGATGGGGCTGGCCTCGGGGCTGTTCTTCGGCTTTTCGCTCAACGCCTTTCGCCATGCCGCGCTGGCGCTCGATTCCGGCCATCCGGTCTTCGCCGCGCTGGTCTGCGTGGCGGTCGTGCAGGCGATGCAGACCGTCGCGCTCGGCCTGATCCTTGCCTGGCGCGATCCGGCGACGCTGGTCGAAGTCGCGCGGCGCTGGCGGCCGTCGCTGGGTGCGGGGCTGTGCGGGGCCTGCGCTTCGGCAGGCTGGTTCGTCGCGCTGGCCCTGTCGCCCGCCGCACCGGTTCGCGCGCTGGGCATCATCGAGGCGCCGATCGCCGCCATGGCCGGACACCGGTTGTTCCGCGAGCGACTGGGTGCGCGCCAGATCCTGTCGGGGATTGCGATCATCGGCGGGGTGCTGCTGACGACCCTGTTCTGA
- the rpsI gene encoding 30S ribosomal protein S9, translating to MSDNRQSLADLGATLNQQAAAAPAQTAAAGEAPAAPAERVSTTPLRQQELDKFGRAYATGRRKDAVARVWLKPGSGKITINGRDQEVYFARPTLRLVINQVFGITEREGQYDVICTVKGGGLSGQAGAVKHGISQALTKYEPILRAPVKAAGFLTRDSRAVERKKYGRAKARRSFQFSKR from the coding sequence ATGTCCGATAACCGCCAGTCGCTCGCCGATCTCGGCGCCACCCTGAACCAGCAGGCCGCTGCCGCTCCGGCGCAGACCGCCGCTGCCGGTGAAGCGCCCGCCGCTCCTGCCGAGCGCGTCAGCACCACCCCGCTGCGTCAGCAGGAACTGGACAAGTTCGGCCGCGCCTATGCGACCGGCCGTCGTAAGGACGCCGTCGCTCGCGTCTGGCTGAAGCCGGGTTCGGGCAAGATCACGATCAACGGTCGTGACCAGGAAGTGTATTTCGCACGTCCGACGCTGCGTCTCGTCATCAACCAGGTGTTCGGCATCACCGAGCGCGAAGGTCAGTATGACGTGATCTGCACCGTCAAGGGCGGCGGTCTGTCGGGCCAGGCCGGTGCGGTCAAGCACGGCATCAGCCAGGCGCTGACCAAGTACGAGCCGATCCTGCGCGCGCCGGTCAAGGCCGCTGGCTTCCTGACCCGCGACAGCCGCGCCGTCGAGCGTAAGAAGTATGGCCGCGCCAAGGCGCGTCGCAGCTTCCAGTTCTCGAAGCGCTAA